The following proteins come from a genomic window of Thiothrix winogradskyi:
- a CDS encoding DUF4166 domain-containing protein: MDTNTRKPLMQQALGAQWEQLPPTLQAHYQHDPNTEVGELDIEYPGFMQPYLSFMRLLGALVNRRGKAVPITVETWMEGSIQRWKRTLHFPDGQEILFNSVCVYAGGNELIEYINPFVGMRMAVTVKDGKLNYAGRHYVLKLGSVLLPIPEWLVLGHTTVVETALDNANFAMDFRLTHPWFGEVYRYAGKFRTKSLA; the protein is encoded by the coding sequence ATGGACACAAACACACGCAAACCCTTGATGCAGCAAGCCCTTGGCGCACAGTGGGAACAATTGCCGCCCACCTTGCAGGCACATTACCAGCACGACCCCAATACCGAGGTTGGTGAACTGGATATTGAATATCCGGGCTTTATGCAGCCCTACCTCAGCTTCATGCGCTTGCTGGGGGCGCTGGTTAACCGGCGCGGCAAAGCCGTTCCGATCACGGTAGAGACTTGGATGGAGGGCAGTATCCAACGCTGGAAACGCACCCTGCACTTTCCCGATGGGCAGGAAATCCTGTTCAACAGCGTCTGTGTGTACGCGGGCGGTAATGAATTGATCGAGTACATCAATCCTTTCGTGGGGATGCGCATGGCGGTCACGGTGAAAGACGGCAAGTTGAACTACGCGGGCAGGCATTACGTGCTGAAGCTGGGCAGCGTGCTGCTGCCTATCCCCGAATGGCTGGTGCTGGGGCATACCACCGTCGTGGAAACGGCGCTGGATAACGCCAACTTTGCGATGGATTTTCGGCTGACGCATCCGTGGTTTGGGGAAGTTTATCGGTATGCTGGGAAGTTTCGGACGAAATCATTAGCCTGA
- a CDS encoding type II toxin-antitoxin system VapC family toxin: MRALLDTHTLLWLVDNPDKLPATVTAICEDENNALFISIASFWELAIKMSLGKIELGDNALAHLKTWCDDNAVQLLPISLNHCQQVQTLPFHHRAPFDRLLIAQALCDQLVLLSADGHFADYGVDVIWKHSKDT, from the coding sequence ATGAGAGCATTATTGGATACGCATACCCTGCTATGGCTGGTTGATAACCCTGACAAACTGCCAGCCACCGTCACAGCCATCTGCGAAGACGAAAACAATGCCCTTTTCATCAGCATTGCCAGCTTCTGGGAACTCGCTATCAAGATGAGTCTCGGCAAAATCGAGCTGGGCGACAATGCATTGGCTCACCTGAAAACATGGTGCGATGACAACGCTGTCCAGCTTTTGCCGATCAGCCTGAACCACTGCCAACAGGTTCAAACCCTGCCGTTCCATCACCGTGCCCCGTTTGACCGCTTGCTGATTGCGCAGGCATTGTGCGATCAGTTGGTGCTGCTCAGTGCCGACGGGCATTTTGCTGATTACGGCGTTGATGTGATTTGGAAACATTCAAAGGATACCTGA
- the purT gene encoding formate-dependent phosphoribosylglycinamide formyltransferase translates to MRIGTPLSPSATRVMLLGSGELGKEVIIALQRLGVEVIAVDRYADAPGHHVAHRAHAINMADPQALRALVAAEQPHFIVPEIEAIATDELAAIEADGLATVIPTARATQLTMNREGIRRLAAETLGLPTSRYHFASSLAEMQAAADDVGYPCFVKPVMSSSGKGQSMLKSADEVEAAWEYALSAGRVNHGRVIVEECIHFDYEITLLTVRAVGENGAIATHFCDPIGHRQVKGDYVESWQPQAMSASALAKAQDIAAKITDNLGGRGLFGVELFVRGDEVYFSEVSPRPHDTGMVTMATQFQNEFELHARAILGLPVNTALHSTGASAVIYGGMEAEGIAFEGVEHALQVPESDVRLFGKPVAFERRRMGVALARGKDTDEARARAAEAAGRVKPVLG, encoded by the coding sequence ATGCGCATCGGAACCCCGCTTTCCCCCTCAGCCACCCGCGTCATGCTGCTCGGCAGCGGCGAACTCGGCAAAGAAGTCATCATTGCCCTGCAACGCTTAGGCGTGGAAGTAATCGCGGTCGACCGTTACGCCGATGCACCGGGGCATCACGTTGCACACCGCGCACACGCCATCAATATGGCCGACCCGCAAGCCTTACGCGCCTTGGTGGCAGCCGAACAGCCGCATTTTATCGTGCCGGAAATCGAAGCAATTGCCACTGATGAACTCGCGGCTATCGAAGCGGATGGCTTAGCGACCGTCATCCCCACCGCTCGCGCCACGCAACTGACCATGAACCGCGAAGGCATCCGCCGGTTGGCAGCGGAAACCTTAGGCTTGCCAACTTCGCGCTACCACTTCGCCTCCAGTTTGGCAGAGATGCAAGCCGCCGCCGATGACGTGGGCTACCCCTGTTTCGTCAAGCCGGTGATGTCATCCTCCGGCAAAGGCCAGTCGATGCTAAAAAGCGCGGATGAGGTGGAAGCCGCGTGGGAATACGCATTGTCGGCGGGGCGGGTGAATCACGGGCGGGTGATTGTGGAAGAATGCATCCATTTTGATTACGAAATCACCTTGCTCACCGTGCGTGCGGTGGGGGAAAACGGCGCAATTGCCACGCATTTCTGTGACCCGATTGGGCATCGCCAAGTCAAAGGTGATTACGTCGAAAGCTGGCAGCCGCAAGCCATGAGCGCCAGCGCCCTTGCCAAAGCGCAAGACATTGCCGCGAAAATTACGGATAACTTGGGCGGGCGCGGCTTGTTTGGGGTGGAATTATTCGTGCGCGGCGATGAGGTGTATTTCTCCGAAGTCAGCCCGCGTCCGCACGATACCGGCATGGTGACAATGGCAACGCAATTCCAGAACGAATTCGAGCTACACGCCCGCGCCATCCTCGGTTTGCCGGTGAATACTGCGTTGCATTCCACGGGCGCAAGCGCGGTGATTTACGGCGGGATGGAAGCGGAAGGCATTGCGTTTGAAGGCGTGGAACACGCGCTGCAAGTGCCAGAAAGCGACGTGCGCTTGTTCGGCAAGCCGGTGGCGTTCGAGCGGCGGCGCATGGGTGTGGCGTTAGCGCGGGGCAAGGATACCGATGAAGCGCGGGCGCGAGCGGCGGAAGCGGCAGGGCGTGTGAAGCCAGTGCTGGGTTAA
- a CDS encoding complex I NDUFA9 subunit family protein: MNILLTGASGFIGHHLAQALTAGGHQVMPVSRRNGQDMQTLLTPEAWLPLLQGVDAVINSVGIIAETRGQTFEKLHHRAPAALFWACEQAGIRRMVQISALGADAQAFTPYQLSKYAADEVLRRLPLEGVVLRPSLVYGQGGASMALFQRLARLPVIPLVGDGQYRVQPVHISDVVATVFQCLQALPAQRTLDVVGAQPLTFVEWLQQLRRAAGKRPAPTLAIPFAAVMASAHVGRFVMPLLHPDNLRMLQRGNVADVAPLVAFLGRMPLSVEEGLCYI; this comes from the coding sequence ATGAACATTCTACTCACAGGTGCAAGCGGCTTTATCGGTCATCACCTTGCGCAAGCGTTAACCGCTGGGGGACATCAGGTCATGCCGGTTTCGCGCCGTAATGGGCAGGATATGCAAACCCTGTTAACGCCGGAGGCGTGGCTACCCCTTTTGCAAGGTGTGGATGCGGTGATCAATAGCGTGGGCATTATTGCTGAAACCCGTGGGCAAACCTTTGAAAAACTGCATCACCGCGCCCCAGCAGCGTTATTTTGGGCGTGTGAACAGGCGGGGATTCGTCGCATGGTGCAAATTTCCGCCTTGGGTGCGGATGCACAGGCGTTTACCCCGTACCAGTTAAGCAAGTACGCGGCAGATGAGGTATTGCGCCGCTTGCCGCTGGAAGGGGTGGTGTTGCGCCCTTCGCTGGTTTACGGGCAAGGCGGGGCAAGCATGGCATTGTTCCAACGCCTTGCCCGTTTGCCAGTGATTCCGCTGGTCGGCGATGGGCAATACCGGGTGCAACCCGTGCACATTAGCGATGTGGTGGCAACCGTGTTCCAGTGTTTGCAGGCACTTCCGGCGCAACGCACCTTGGATGTGGTGGGTGCGCAGCCGTTGACGTTCGTGGAATGGTTGCAACAGTTGCGCCGTGCTGCCGGTAAACGTCCTGCCCCCACGCTGGCGATTCCGTTTGCCGCAGTCATGGCAAGTGCGCACGTCGGGCGATTCGTTATGCCGCTGTTGCACCCGGATAATTTACGCATGTTACAACGCGGCAATGTCGCTGACGTAGCGCCGTTGGTGGCGTTTTTGGGCAGGATGCCGCTGAGTGTGGAGGAAGGCTTATGCTATATCTGA
- a CDS encoding DUF4143 domain-containing protein, which produces MIKSPKYYFTDTGLLSYLLDIEKAAQVARDPLMGSLFENLVVLEALKTRYNQGLTANLYFFRDYQGNEIDLLFKSGSQLMGVEIKAAATWNSSFKKGLQRFSDTNAALTRRYVVYSGERMAFSDGVEALPYTSVAEIFS; this is translated from the coding sequence GTGATTAAATCACCCAAATATTATTTTACCGATACCGGTTTGCTGAGTTATTTGCTGGATATTGAAAAAGCCGCGCAAGTAGCGCGTGACCCACTCATGGGTAGCTTGTTTGAAAATCTGGTGGTGTTGGAGGCGTTGAAGACACGCTATAACCAAGGTTTGACGGCAAATTTGTACTTTTTCCGCGATTACCAGGGCAATGAAATCGACTTGCTGTTCAAATCGGGTAGTCAATTGATGGGGGTGGAAATCAAGGCGGCAGCGACGTGGAATAGTAGCTTTAAGAAAGGTTTGCAGCGGTTTTCAGACACGAATGCAGCATTGACGCGCCGCTATGTGGTGTATAGCGGTGAGCGTATGGCGTTTAGTGATGGGGTTGAGGCGTTGCCGTATACGTCAGTGGCAGAAATTTTCAGCTAA
- a CDS encoding SUMF1/EgtB/PvdO family nonheme iron enzyme — MPKAFISYARDGSYGENLATEIQQQLQAAGFAVFRDVIGLKPGDVWYHKLEFELESSDVMVLVVSEKVRTSKWVHNEVSMAEEIGIPVIPVLAEKVRYPLWLRHLQSLDFCGAVDWSLLLGALGHHVGRTLTPQPPLPEVEGEQEILSLSPSTSGRGVGVREIPVWANDAGHDQYGRYADLVVKGITQKFRWIEPGTFWMGSPESEQEYFSDETLHQVTLMKGFWLADTACTQFLWTAVLDNNPAHFTDDANNPVEKVSWEDTQTFLRKLNTRLSGVNARLPTEAEWEYACRAGTNTPFSFGDNITPRQVNYNGRYPCTNGKIGLSRQRTVSVKSFPANAWGLYEMHGNVWEWCQDWYGDYPAYPVTNPGGAQAGTMRIVRGGSWLHRCERGRSAYRERHNPISSACHRGFRLALGL, encoded by the coding sequence ATGCCCAAAGCCTTTATCAGTTATGCCCGCGATGGCAGCTACGGTGAAAACCTTGCTACCGAAATTCAGCAGCAGTTGCAGGCGGCTGGCTTTGCTGTGTTCCGTGATGTGATTGGGTTGAAACCCGGTGATGTGTGGTATCACAAGCTAGAGTTTGAACTCGAAAGCAGCGATGTGATGGTGCTGGTGGTTTCTGAGAAAGTGCGCACGTCCAAGTGGGTGCATAACGAAGTCAGCATGGCGGAGGAAATCGGCATTCCGGTGATTCCGGTGCTGGCGGAGAAAGTGCGGTATCCGTTGTGGTTGCGGCATTTGCAGAGCTTGGATTTTTGCGGGGCGGTGGATTGGAGTTTGTTGTTGGGGGCGCTTGGGCATCATGTGGGAAGAACCCTCACCCCCCAGCCCCCTCTCCCAGAGGTAGAGGGGGAGCAAGAAATACTCTCTCTTAGCCCCTCTACCTCTGGGAGAGGGGTTGGGGTGAGGGAAATCCCCGTGTGGGCAAACGATGCAGGGCATGATCAATACGGGCGTTACGCGGATTTGGTGGTGAAAGGCATTACCCAGAAGTTTCGCTGGATTGAGCCGGGGACGTTCTGGATGGGGTCGCCAGAATCCGAGCAGGAATATTTCAGTGATGAAACCCTGCATCAGGTGACGCTGATGAAAGGTTTTTGGTTAGCCGATACTGCTTGTACGCAATTTCTATGGACTGCGGTACTGGATAATAATCCTGCTCATTTTACTGATGATGCTAATAATCCTGTAGAGAAAGTAAGCTGGGAGGATACTCAGACGTTCCTGAGAAAATTGAATACCCGCCTTTCTGGAGTGAATGCACGTCTTCCGACTGAAGCGGAATGGGAATATGCCTGCCGTGCTGGAACTAATACCCCGTTTTCTTTCGGTGACAATATTACGCCCCGACAAGTTAACTACAACGGTAGATATCCTTGCACTAATGGCAAGATAGGCTTGAGTCGGCAAAGAACCGTTTCAGTCAAGTCATTTCCCGCCAACGCTTGGGGCTTATACGAAATGCACGGCAATGTATGGGAATGGTGTCAGGATTGGTATGGTGATTATCCGGCGTATCCTGTTACTAATCCGGGGGGGGCACAAGCAGGCACTATGCGTATCGTGCGAGGTGGATCGTGGCTGCACCGCTGTGAGCGCGGGCGTTCTGCTTACCGTGAAAGACACAATCCCATTTCCAGTGCTTGTCACCGTGGCTTCCGACTTGCCCTTGGACTTTGA
- a CDS encoding CDP-6-deoxy-delta-3,4-glucoseen reductase, with translation MDTAMTFKVTVQPSGHTFWAEANEAILEAGLRQGVALPYGCRGGVCGSCAATVLSGQVHYPFGEPQGLAPYEEERGKAFLCMAAAMSDVELDAPRVGSEPDIEIKALPVRVEKLRKLAADVMELTLKLPASERLRFRAGQYIDILLKDGKRRGFSLANAPFNDQFLELHIRHVPGGYFTSHVFNEMKEKALLRIEGPLGSFYIRESERPLILMGGGTGFAPLKGMLEQMMAQGLDKPVHLYWGVRAKADLYMDSVVRSWVSRHPLLTYVPVLSEPLPEDAWAGRTGWVHDAVARDFPDLSGHDVYLSGPPPMVNAAQTAFLAQGLPEAQLFYDSFEYSPDTLKAMQGNGG, from the coding sequence ATGGATACAGCAATGACTTTCAAGGTAACGGTTCAACCTTCGGGACACACATTTTGGGCAGAAGCTAACGAGGCAATTTTGGAGGCGGGTTTGCGCCAAGGCGTGGCGTTGCCTTACGGCTGTCGTGGCGGGGTGTGTGGTTCGTGTGCTGCCACCGTGCTGAGTGGGCAGGTGCATTACCCGTTTGGTGAACCGCAAGGGCTTGCGCCGTATGAGGAAGAACGCGGCAAAGCGTTTTTGTGCATGGCAGCCGCTATGAGCGATGTGGAATTGGATGCGCCGCGTGTGGGTTCTGAGCCGGACATTGAAATCAAAGCCTTACCGGTGCGGGTCGAAAAGCTGCGCAAATTGGCGGCGGATGTGATGGAGTTGACGCTGAAATTACCCGCGTCCGAACGCTTGCGTTTCCGAGCGGGGCAATACATCGACATTTTGCTGAAAGATGGCAAGCGGCGCGGTTTTTCACTGGCGAATGCGCCGTTTAACGATCAGTTTTTGGAATTGCATATTCGGCATGTGCCGGGTGGTTATTTCACCAGCCATGTGTTCAATGAGATGAAAGAAAAAGCTTTGCTGCGCATTGAGGGGCCGTTGGGGAGTTTTTACATTCGCGAATCCGAACGCCCGCTGATTTTGATGGGCGGTGGCACGGGGTTTGCGCCGCTAAAAGGCATGTTGGAACAGATGATGGCACAAGGGCTGGATAAGCCAGTGCACTTGTATTGGGGTGTGCGGGCTAAGGCGGATTTGTACATGGATAGCGTGGTACGCAGTTGGGTGTCGCGTCACCCGTTGCTGACTTACGTGCCAGTGTTGTCGGAGCCGTTGCCGGAAGATGCTTGGGCGGGGCGCACGGGCTGGGTACATGATGCGGTGGCGCGTGATTTCCCGGATTTGTCGGGGCATGATGTGTATTTGAGCGGCCCACCACCGATGGTGAATGCGGCGCAAACGGCGTTTTTGGCGCAGGGCTTGCCGGAAGCGCAGTTGTTTTACGATTCGTTTGAATACAGCCCGGATACGTTGAAGGCGATGCAGGGGAATGGCGGTTAA
- a CDS encoding type II toxin-antitoxin system Phd/YefM family antitoxin, with translation MQVNIHEAKTQLSHLIQCVLNGEEVIIARNNQPVVRLQALTKPPAKRKLGSLRGLVKHIADDFDAPLEDFQEYMA, from the coding sequence ATGCAAGTCAACATCCACGAAGCCAAAACCCAGCTTTCCCACCTCATACAATGCGTGCTGAACGGAGAGGAAGTCATCATTGCCCGCAATAATCAGCCCGTGGTGCGCCTGCAAGCACTCACCAAGCCCCCCGCCAAGCGCAAGCTCGGTTCACTACGCGGCTTGGTCAAACATATCGCTGATGATTTCGACGCACCGCTGGAGGATTTTCAGGAATACATGGCATGA
- a CDS encoding DUF2269 family protein, which yields MLYLSLKYLHILSMVLLFGTGLGSAFYKWMADRSGNLAHIAVVNRHVVLADWIFTTPTVIFQPLSGLGMVYLLGLPLATPWIALSLALYVIAGVCWLPVVWLQIQMRNLADAALISQTVLPAQYWHYARLWFWLGVPAFIAMMLVVFLMVFKTNFGD from the coding sequence ATGCTATATCTGAGTTTGAAATACTTGCACATTTTGAGCATGGTGCTGCTGTTTGGAACGGGTTTGGGCAGTGCGTTCTATAAGTGGATGGCGGATCGTAGCGGCAATCTGGCACACATCGCGGTGGTCAATCGCCATGTGGTGCTGGCAGATTGGATTTTCACCACACCGACGGTAATTTTCCAGCCGTTGAGCGGGTTGGGGATGGTGTATCTGCTGGGTTTGCCGCTGGCAACGCCGTGGATTGCGCTCAGCCTTGCTCTGTATGTCATTGCGGGTGTGTGCTGGTTGCCGGTGGTGTGGCTGCAAATTCAGATGCGCAACCTTGCCGACGCCGCACTCATTTCCCAAACCGTGTTGCCTGCGCAATACTGGCACTATGCACGCCTCTGGTTCTGGCTGGGTGTACCGGCGTTTATCGCGATGATGCTGGTGGTGTTCCTGATGGTATTCAAAACAAATTTCGGAGACTGA